A DNA window from Methanococcus voltae PS contains the following coding sequences:
- a CDS encoding DNA-directed RNA polymerase subunit L, with the protein MIKIIKQTENYLEFELKNEDHSLPNILKDIMLVKENVIMASYNVEHPVLDPESGKYISNPVLVLKTAEGTSAVEILKESLSDLIKLCDEGLKNL; encoded by the coding sequence ATGATTAAAATTATAAAGCAAACGGAAAACTACCTTGAATTTGAATTAAAAAACGAAGACCATTCGTTACCTAACATATTAAAAGATATAATGTTAGTAAAAGAAAATGTAATAATGGCTTCATACAACGTTGAGCACCCGGTTTTAGACCCTGAAAGTGGTAAATATATCTCAAACCCAGTTTTAGTTTTAAAAACTGCTGAAGGAACTAGTGCAGTTGAGATTTTAAAAGAAAGTTTAAGCGATTTAATCAAGTTATGTGATGAAGGATTAAAAAATTTATAA